Proteins found in one Paenibacillus sp. FSL R10-2782 genomic segment:
- a CDS encoding ABC transporter substrate-binding protein — protein sequence MKKHWSRFALIPLLAISLAALAGCIGSQNAAKEGSSSGTDPITFSFFGADPSPLWNGMKDEIGKEITKKTGVTLNAEFDVSGGGGNDRISLMAASGEYPDLVSAKANVSKLVDAGAMIDLTDLINEHAPNLKKLYGPYMNRLKYSNKDQAIYVIPTYAGVGQKNFDATGGFEIQHRVLKELGYPKVKTLQDYENVLKTYVAKHPTIDGKKTIPLTLDADDWRIMITVTNPAYQTTGASDDGEYNIDPNTFEAKLHYKRPVEKEYFRWLNHMYNEGLLDKESFVQKSDQYKSKIASGRVLGLIDQEWGYLEAENALKTSGKADASYAHFPVTLSEEYKDHSFQDTGFMSGYGVGITESCKDPVRAIKFLDFLASDEGQVLVNWGIEGKQYEIKDGKRVIPADVLEQKTNNATNFNKTTGLELYTLISGHYGDGVKDPTGNYYTTKFPEQIIASYSEPEKESLKAYGVKTWKELFPSEKEFDVKPWGAAYNLTTDNESNYNVTFKKTTDIIRKRIPEAILAPTTNFDAVYDNMLKELDAAGAVQMEQQYTQLVKDRVELWSGKASK from the coding sequence TTGAAAAAACACTGGTCCAGATTTGCACTTATTCCCCTGCTTGCGATATCACTTGCTGCACTGGCAGGTTGTATCGGGAGCCAAAATGCAGCGAAGGAAGGCTCATCCAGCGGAACCGATCCGATTACGTTTAGCTTCTTTGGAGCCGACCCAAGCCCGCTATGGAACGGAATGAAGGATGAAATAGGAAAGGAAATTACGAAAAAAACAGGTGTAACCCTGAATGCTGAATTTGATGTCAGCGGCGGGGGCGGGAATGATCGCATTTCCTTGATGGCAGCGAGTGGAGAGTACCCGGATCTGGTTTCTGCCAAAGCGAATGTCAGCAAGCTGGTGGATGCCGGAGCTATGATTGATCTAACCGATCTAATCAACGAGCACGCGCCGAATCTCAAAAAGCTGTACGGCCCCTACATGAATCGACTGAAATACAGCAACAAGGATCAGGCCATCTATGTCATCCCTACGTATGCAGGTGTGGGACAGAAGAACTTTGATGCGACGGGTGGATTTGAAATCCAGCACAGGGTACTTAAGGAGCTGGGATATCCGAAGGTAAAAACATTGCAGGATTATGAAAACGTACTCAAAACCTATGTAGCCAAGCATCCAACCATTGACGGTAAAAAGACAATTCCCCTTACGCTGGATGCAGATGACTGGAGAATCATGATTACGGTAACCAATCCTGCCTACCAGACGACCGGAGCGTCAGACGATGGAGAATATAATATTGATCCCAATACATTTGAAGCCAAGCTCCATTACAAGCGCCCGGTGGAAAAAGAATATTTTCGCTGGTTAAACCACATGTACAATGAGGGGCTGCTGGATAAGGAATCCTTTGTACAAAAAAGTGACCAATACAAATCTAAAATCGCCAGCGGGCGTGTTCTCGGTCTAATCGACCAGGAGTGGGGCTACCTGGAAGCTGAAAATGCGTTAAAAACGTCAGGCAAGGCGGATGCCAGCTATGCACATTTCCCAGTCACACTTTCGGAGGAATATAAGGATCATTCCTTTCAGGATACAGGCTTTATGTCCGGCTACGGTGTAGGCATTACCGAGAGCTGCAAGGACCCGGTGCGGGCTATTAAGTTCCTTGATTTTTTAGCCTCCGATGAAGGACAGGTGCTGGTGAACTGGGGAATCGAAGGAAAGCAGTATGAAATCAAAGACGGCAAACGCGTCATTCCGGCTGATGTGCTGGAGCAAAAAACGAACAACGCCACCAATTTCAACAAAACAACCGGGCTGGAGCTATACACGTTGATCAGTGGGCATTACGGTGATGGTGTAAAGGACCCTACTGGTAATTATTACACCACCAAATTTCCAGAACAAATTATCGCAAGCTATTCGGAGCCGGAAAAGGAGTCGCTCAAGGCGTATGGCGTAAAAACGTGGAAGGAGCTGTTCCCGAGCGAGAAAGAATTTGATGTGAAGCCTTGGGGCGCAGCCTATAACCTGACGACAGACAATGAATCCAATTATAATGTTACGTTCAAAAAAACGACGGATATTATCCGTAAGCGTATACCGGAGGCTATTTTGGCCCCGACCACCAATTTTGACGCTGTTTATGACAACATGCTTAAAGAGCTGGATGCCGCTGGAGCGGTACAAATGGAACAACAATATACTCAATTAGTGAAGGACAGAGTGGAATTGTGGAGCGGCAAGGCTTCCAAATAG
- a CDS encoding carbohydrate ABC transporter permease — protein MTTKAFNATRSEKLFDLFNYVLMALIVVVTLYPFLNVLAISLNNSTDTVRGGIYIWPRQFTLENYKTIFQYDGLLRGLQVSILRTLIGTVLGLVCASMLAFTLSRVDFRARKFISTFLALTMYFSGGMVPLFILMRDLHLLGSFWVYIFPGLISAFNVFVIRSFMDGLPYALQESAKLDGANDFTIYWKIILPLCKPVLATIALFLAVNQWNSWFDTYLYNGGASQWTTLQFELMKVLQSTQQGGSSMTNSNDMAKQMSQISPESIKMAITITVTLPILLVYPFLQKYFVGGMTLGAVKS, from the coding sequence ATGACGACAAAGGCTTTTAATGCGACCCGATCTGAAAAGCTGTTTGACCTGTTCAACTATGTACTGATGGCTTTGATTGTGGTCGTGACGTTGTATCCGTTTTTGAATGTGTTGGCGATTTCACTGAACAATTCGACGGATACTGTTCGTGGTGGTATCTATATATGGCCTCGCCAATTTACACTTGAAAATTACAAGACGATTTTCCAGTATGACGGTCTCCTTCGTGGCTTGCAGGTATCTATTCTGCGTACGCTGATCGGTACGGTGCTGGGATTGGTTTGCGCATCCATGCTCGCTTTTACACTGAGTCGGGTCGATTTCCGCGCCCGTAAATTTATCTCAACGTTTCTGGCGTTGACGATGTATTTTTCCGGTGGGATGGTGCCTTTATTTATTTTGATGCGTGATCTGCATTTGCTGGGTTCGTTCTGGGTGTATATTTTTCCGGGGCTGATTAGCGCATTTAATGTGTTTGTTATTCGTTCCTTTATGGATGGTTTGCCGTATGCGCTTCAGGAATCCGCCAAGCTGGATGGGGCGAATGATTTTACAATTTACTGGAAAATTATTTTGCCATTGTGCAAGCCTGTTCTGGCGACCATTGCTCTTTTTTTGGCGGTAAATCAGTGGAATTCGTGGTTTGATACGTATTTGTATAATGGAGGAGCCTCGCAATGGACGACGCTGCAATTTGAGCTGATGAAGGTATTACAAAGCACGCAGCAAGGTGGCTCCAGTATGACGAACAGCAATGATATGGCGAAGCAAATGTCACAAATTTCACCAGAGTCGATCAAAATGGCAATTACGATCACGGTCACGCTCCCCATCCTGCTGGTGTATCCGTTCCTGCAAAAGTATTTTGTAGGCGGCATGACCCTGGGCGCGGTGAAATCATAA
- a CDS encoding sugar ABC transporter permease produces MESSTETASNAGATIPESNRGRPRKVRGPKRGRGEKGMWDSVKQQKYLYFMSIPFVIWVFVFSYLPLWGWTMAFQNYKPAKSFLDQKWVGLDNFIELFQDERFYLVLRNTLAMSLMGIIFGFVVPIFFAILLNELRGMLFKRFVQTVSYLPHFVSWVVVAGLVTKMLSIDGGIVNDILIALHIVDEPIQFMAKGSWFWYIVTASDIWKETGWNTIIYLAAITGIDQEQYEASRVDGASRWRQMWHITLPGIRSTIAVLFIMAIGHLVSNGFEKQFLLGNSLVTDYSEVLDLYALNYGINLGRFSYGTAIGIFNSLVSILLLFTANGIFKKLTKESIM; encoded by the coding sequence ATGGAATCATCAACTGAAACCGCTTCCAATGCTGGTGCTACGATTCCTGAGTCTAACCGGGGCAGACCACGCAAGGTGCGCGGACCGAAGCGCGGGCGTGGAGAAAAAGGCATGTGGGACAGTGTAAAGCAACAAAAGTACCTTTATTTTATGTCCATTCCTTTCGTCATATGGGTGTTTGTTTTCAGTTATCTTCCGCTGTGGGGCTGGACGATGGCGTTTCAAAATTATAAGCCGGCCAAATCCTTTTTGGATCAGAAGTGGGTGGGGCTGGATAACTTTATTGAGCTATTTCAGGACGAACGTTTTTATTTGGTGCTGCGCAATACGCTGGCGATGAGCCTGATGGGGATTATCTTTGGTTTTGTAGTGCCAATCTTTTTTGCCATCCTTCTAAATGAGCTGCGGGGGATGTTGTTCAAGCGATTCGTGCAGACCGTATCCTATCTCCCGCATTTTGTATCTTGGGTTGTTGTTGCCGGATTGGTTACGAAAATGCTGTCCATCGACGGAGGGATCGTCAACGATATATTGATAGCGCTTCATATTGTGGATGAGCCGATTCAGTTCATGGCAAAGGGGAGTTGGTTCTGGTATATTGTGACCGCCTCTGATATATGGAAAGAGACGGGTTGGAATACAATTATTTATTTAGCCGCCATTACCGGAATTGACCAGGAGCAGTATGAAGCCTCGCGTGTGGACGGTGCAAGTCGCTGGAGACAGATGTGGCATATTACATTGCCCGGCATCCGTTCCACCATTGCGGTTCTGTTCATTATGGCGATTGGGCATCTGGTGAGCAACGGTTTTGAAAAGCAGTTCTTGCTCGGCAACAGTCTGGTGACGGATTATTCCGAGGTACTGGATCTGTACGCGCTGAATTACGGGATTAATTTGGGGCGGTTCTCCTATGGGACGGCGATTGGTATTTTCAACTCATTGGTCAGCATCCTGCTGTTGTTTACAGCAAATGGTATATTCAAAAAACTGACCAAAGAAAGCATCATGTAG
- a CDS encoding dipeptide/oligopeptide/nickel ABC transporter ATP-binding protein, with protein sequence MNPKLVPELLVVEDVHKSYRKKRQVLGGVSLTIRAGECVGLIGESGSGKSTLARCIMLMQTIDRGTIRFQGTPVQAGNRQSLKRYKGQMQAVFQNPSAALNPRFRLLESVMEPLDQLERKVPSFLKDCSSDRRGIAVKLLEYVGLSPELLDRYPHEISGGQKQRLCMARAISVEPALIIMDEPTSGLDTLIQSEMLNLLKELQGRLRFSYLFISHDLPVVQYMCDRVLVMHEGRLVDEFVKEELFAPDRHPYTRQLVAEYD encoded by the coding sequence ATGAACCCGAAACTTGTACCTGAACTTTTAGTCGTGGAGGACGTGCATAAATCTTACCGCAAAAAGAGACAAGTGCTCGGCGGGGTATCGTTGACGATTCGAGCGGGTGAATGTGTGGGTCTGATCGGAGAAAGCGGCAGTGGAAAAAGCACCTTGGCACGCTGTATTATGCTTATGCAAACTATAGATCGAGGAACAATCCGGTTTCAGGGAACTCCTGTTCAAGCAGGCAACAGGCAGTCGTTAAAACGTTATAAAGGACAGATGCAGGCCGTATTTCAAAATCCCTCTGCGGCGCTAAATCCAAGGTTTCGTTTACTGGAATCCGTGATGGAGCCACTGGATCAACTGGAACGAAAGGTTCCATCTTTTTTGAAAGACTGTAGTTCAGACAGAAGAGGAATAGCAGTGAAATTGCTGGAATATGTGGGCTTATCACCTGAATTGCTGGATAGATATCCTCATGAAATCAGCGGCGGGCAAAAGCAACGGCTTTGCATGGCAAGAGCTATCAGCGTGGAGCCCGCACTCATTATTATGGATGAACCAACATCCGGCCTGGATACCTTAATTCAGTCAGAAATGCTAAACTTGCTCAAGGAGCTACAGGGCAGACTGAGATTTTCGTATTTGTTTATTTCCCATGACCTACCTGTGGTGCAATATATGTGTGACCGGGTTCTAGTCATGCACGAAGGCCGTTTGGTGGACGAGTTTGTAAAGGAGGAACTTTTTGCTCCCGACAGACATCCGTATACTCGCCAATTAGTTGCAGAATATGATTGA
- a CDS encoding ABC transporter ATP-binding protein: MMNILEITGLHLRSEQGLIVRDLHISIGAGQCHALIGESGSGKSMTSLSIGDLLPATVWIESGKIELCGRSLLTLSKKERECLRGQEIAYVFQDYASVFTPFITIGKQMDETLKAHHVIERKSRKERIKQVLEHVRLPNEIYNRYPFQLSGGQLQRISLAVAIMLESKLLIMDEPTTALDQTNANEILRIISDLKERTQCGILFISHDLRNVKRYADQVTVMREGQLMESGNTLLLLNNPKQPYTRRLIEAIPSLRPSMKSVHESI, encoded by the coding sequence ATGATGAACATTCTGGAAATAACCGGGCTGCATTTGAGGTCTGAGCAAGGCTTGATCGTACGTGATCTTCATATATCTATTGGCGCGGGACAGTGCCATGCGCTGATTGGTGAAAGCGGTAGTGGGAAAAGCATGACCTCGCTGTCGATTGGCGATCTGCTTCCTGCGACGGTCTGGATAGAATCGGGTAAGATCGAATTGTGCGGACGCTCGTTACTCACGCTGTCCAAGAAAGAAAGAGAATGCCTTCGCGGGCAGGAAATCGCTTATGTTTTTCAGGACTATGCCAGCGTGTTTACGCCGTTTATCACGATAGGCAAACAAATGGACGAAACGCTAAAAGCACATCATGTGATAGAACGCAAAAGCCGCAAAGAGCGCATCAAGCAAGTCCTCGAACACGTTCGGTTACCGAATGAAATATACAACCGTTATCCATTTCAGCTCAGCGGTGGGCAGCTACAAAGGATATCGCTTGCCGTTGCCATCATGCTGGAATCCAAGCTGCTGATTATGGACGAGCCTACGACAGCATTGGATCAAACGAATGCCAACGAAATTTTGCGGATCATTTCAGACTTAAAAGAACGCACCCAATGCGGTATTTTGTTCATCTCGCATGATCTGAGAAACGTCAAGCGCTACGCCGATCAAGTCACCGTAATGCGAGAAGGGCAGCTTATGGAGTCGGGGAACACATTGCTATTGTTGAACAACCCGAAGCAGCCCTACACCCGAAGGCTGATTGAAGCTATTCCATCCTTGCGCCCATCAATGAAATCCGTGCATGAGTCCATATAG
- the nikC gene encoding nickel transporter permease, with the protein MSTSRLPLWLFIGGIAALFILPEFMKNDPLLVSLTRRLQSPSGEHWLGTDGLGRDLMSRVVYGGRNTVGTSLLILLLSLGIGIPAGVIAGVMGKGVDRLFMRVSDSFLAFPDYLIAIVLTGLLGPGVVNLMIAIVLVKWVAYARLVRSSLMAEKEKDYIYSARLSGVPTIRLVFRHLLPAAFREIVVVATLDLGKIILMIAALSYIGLGLQPPTPEWGAMLNEGRAYFHSSPLAMVIPGVAIMLFVLLSNLIGDQLRDKLELRPRGK; encoded by the coding sequence TTGAGTACATCCCGACTTCCTCTATGGTTGTTTATCGGTGGAATAGCTGCATTGTTCATCCTGCCTGAGTTTATGAAAAATGATCCGTTACTCGTTTCGCTCACTCGAAGGCTTCAATCCCCAAGTGGTGAGCATTGGCTGGGTACGGATGGATTGGGCAGAGATTTAATGTCACGGGTGGTATACGGAGGAAGGAATACGGTTGGCACGAGCTTATTGATTTTGCTCCTGTCTCTTGGTATTGGCATTCCGGCCGGGGTCATTGCAGGGGTTATGGGCAAAGGGGTAGACCGATTGTTCATGCGGGTGTCGGATTCCTTTCTGGCTTTTCCCGATTACTTGATTGCGATTGTACTGACGGGCTTGCTCGGGCCGGGTGTCGTCAACCTGATGATTGCGATTGTATTGGTAAAATGGGTGGCATATGCTCGTCTGGTGAGAAGCAGCCTGATGGCTGAAAAAGAGAAGGATTATATCTACAGTGCCCGCTTGAGCGGGGTGCCGACGATTCGATTGGTCTTCCGGCATTTGCTGCCAGCGGCTTTCAGAGAAATTGTGGTCGTAGCCACACTGGATTTGGGTAAAATCATTTTAATGATCGCGGCTCTATCCTATATTGGACTTGGGCTACAGCCGCCTACTCCCGAATGGGGAGCGATGTTGAATGAGGGACGGGCCTATTTTCACAGTTCTCCGTTGGCGATGGTTATTCCGGGGGTGGCCATTATGCTGTTCGTTCTTTTATCCAATCTGATTGGGGATCAGCTACGGGACAAACTTGAACTAAGGCCACGGGGGAAATGA
- the nikB gene encoding nickel ABC transporter permease: MIQMLGKRLIEFFLFIFLLSLISFAGIKLAPGDAVRQLLRVDDVALTNEQVEIQREIMGLNEPIIVQYGEWLSKFIRLDLGTSYMTHRPVIEEIWTRMPATLLLSCTSIVVLMGVAVPLGACSALYPKKWIDQVSRVLAIMGASIPSFWLGLLLIEGFSVRWSVFPSMGDGTLMHLVLPSLTLGLTMAAVYVRLIRSSLLNSLSQDFILGARSRGIGRKRIFWLHACRHSLTPVVTMFGISVGSLLGGSVVVETIFAYPGLGKFIVEAIHNRDYPMIQGYILFMGAIIMLLHVVTDVTVGYVNPEIRLKEGGH, from the coding sequence ATGATTCAAATGCTTGGGAAAAGGCTGATCGAGTTTTTCCTGTTTATTTTTCTTCTGTCGCTCATCAGCTTCGCGGGAATCAAGCTTGCTCCGGGAGACGCTGTCCGACAACTGCTGCGTGTGGATGATGTGGCTCTTACGAATGAGCAAGTGGAAATTCAAAGGGAGATCATGGGGCTGAATGAGCCGATTATCGTGCAATATGGGGAATGGCTTTCTAAATTCATTCGTTTGGATTTGGGAACCTCCTACATGACACATCGTCCGGTCATAGAAGAAATATGGACGAGGATGCCGGCGACGCTTCTTCTGTCGTGTACCTCCATTGTAGTGTTGATGGGAGTTGCGGTACCGTTGGGCGCTTGTTCAGCTTTATATCCCAAGAAATGGATTGATCAGGTCAGCCGGGTGCTCGCGATTATGGGAGCGTCCATCCCCAGCTTTTGGCTAGGACTTTTACTTATCGAGGGATTTTCGGTGCGATGGTCAGTTTTTCCATCCATGGGGGATGGTACTTTGATGCATCTGGTGTTGCCTTCGCTGACACTGGGGCTGACAATGGCTGCGGTATATGTACGTCTTATTCGTTCCAGCCTGTTAAATAGCTTGAGTCAGGATTTTATTCTGGGTGCAAGGTCGAGAGGGATTGGAAGAAAGCGTATTTTTTGGCTACATGCGTGTCGCCATAGCCTGACTCCCGTAGTGACTATGTTTGGCATTAGTGTCGGAAGCTTGTTGGGTGGGAGTGTCGTGGTCGAAACGATATTCGCCTATCCGGGTCTGGGGAAATTTATTGTAGAAGCCATTCATAACCGGGATTACCCGATGATTCAGGGATACATTTTATTTATGGGCGCTATCATTATGCTGCTTCACGTGGTGACGGATGTAACGGTAGGATACGTAAATCCTGAAATCCGCTTGAAGGAGGGAGGACATTGA
- the nikA gene encoding nickel ABC transporter substrate-binding protein, with protein sequence MVCMLLTVVLLAACSSPQEGSTQATQQPKKELTFLFNFASQTVDPSLDYTPLRAGVVETLVKLDENVKIQPWLATQWSSKDGQNWEFQIRDGVTFQNGKKLTAETVKQSLERSIELNPGVKQVLRIKSMEASGQTLHVVTEESFPQFPSELVHPNTAILDTEAADPDKKPIGTGPFQVESFTAGTSLKLTRYDAYWSGAAKLDRVVFAFNEDANARLSAILSGDADIVYRPPVESMDKMKQDNQLKLDSVVSLRTHELIFNTKKPLFQHTNLRKAFDALVNREELKDAIMGGQATVAQGPFLPDFPFVPEYPTRKTGAEEALKWFKEAGYQVENGKVTQNGKPLTLKLVTYASRAEFPIFSQALQSEAQQLGITLQIEQVENYEDYLMTDTTWDLGMYSPLIAPRGDASYFLNVSFLPDGTLNFGKINDELLNKLIYQLDQTVDTAKRNELISQALTRIHEQTYYSYLVHPNTLVVYNARVKNWVTGKSEYYMLTNQLDVEAK encoded by the coding sequence ATGGTATGTATGCTTTTGACCGTAGTCTTACTGGCTGCTTGTTCTAGCCCGCAAGAGGGTTCTACGCAAGCAACACAGCAGCCCAAGAAAGAGCTGACCTTCCTGTTTAACTTTGCTAGTCAGACCGTTGATCCCAGTCTGGATTATACTCCGTTAAGAGCGGGTGTCGTAGAAACGTTGGTTAAACTGGACGAGAACGTAAAAATCCAGCCATGGCTGGCTACCCAATGGTCGAGTAAAGACGGGCAAAACTGGGAGTTTCAGATTCGTGACGGTGTAACCTTTCAAAACGGAAAAAAACTGACCGCAGAGACGGTTAAGCAATCGCTGGAACGCTCAATAGAGCTGAATCCGGGGGTTAAGCAGGTATTGCGAATTAAATCCATGGAGGCCTCCGGCCAAACGCTGCATGTGGTGACGGAAGAATCATTCCCTCAGTTCCCATCCGAACTGGTTCATCCCAACACAGCCATTCTGGATACAGAAGCAGCCGATCCGGATAAAAAGCCAATCGGTACAGGGCCCTTCCAAGTAGAATCCTTCACCGCAGGCACATCATTAAAGCTTACCCGATATGATGCATATTGGAGTGGGGCGGCCAAGCTGGATCGGGTGGTTTTTGCTTTTAACGAGGATGCGAATGCACGTTTATCCGCCATTTTATCCGGTGATGCAGATATCGTCTATCGTCCACCTGTTGAAAGCATGGACAAAATGAAGCAAGACAATCAGCTCAAGCTGGATTCAGTGGTTAGCCTGCGTACCCATGAGTTGATATTTAACACGAAAAAACCTTTGTTTCAACATACGAATTTGCGCAAGGCATTTGATGCTTTGGTCAACCGTGAGGAGCTGAAGGACGCTATTATGGGCGGACAGGCTACGGTTGCGCAAGGTCCATTTTTACCGGATTTCCCGTTTGTACCGGAATATCCAACCCGCAAGACCGGGGCTGAAGAAGCACTCAAGTGGTTTAAGGAAGCCGGGTATCAGGTGGAAAACGGCAAAGTAACACAAAACGGGAAGCCGTTAACCTTAAAGCTGGTGACTTACGCATCCAGAGCCGAGTTCCCTATCTTCTCACAAGCGTTGCAATCGGAAGCCCAGCAATTGGGCATTACACTGCAAATCGAGCAGGTTGAAAATTACGAAGACTACTTGATGACCGATACGACTTGGGATCTGGGCATGTACAGTCCGTTGATTGCGCCTCGTGGTGATGCCAGCTACTTTTTGAATGTATCGTTTCTACCAGATGGTACGCTGAATTTTGGAAAAATAAACGATGAGTTGTTAAATAAATTGATTTACCAGTTAGATCAAACCGTAGATACAGCCAAACGGAATGAACTAATATCTCAAGCGCTCACGAGAATTCATGAGCAGACGTACTATTCCTATCTGGTGCATCCGAACACGCTGGTTGTATACAATGCCCGTGTGAAAAACTGGGTTACCGGCAAAAGCGAATATTACATGCTTACCAACCAGTTGGACGTTGAAGCCAAATGA
- a CDS encoding cupredoxin domain-containing protein has product MKTFISKHWHLMLIGFVALIVGGFVLFYFQGSVSSFPASQPKTVQEEPDKAKYEIATVNVEGDGFYPKNIEIKAGVPTKINFKRSTSFTCIDEVQSLKLGMDVFMDHENNYFTVKDLKPGVYEYNCGMYMFYGTITVK; this is encoded by the coding sequence ATGAAAACATTTATCTCTAAGCATTGGCACTTGATGCTGATTGGCTTTGTAGCGCTGATCGTGGGCGGGTTTGTGTTGTTTTATTTTCAGGGGAGCGTGTCGTCGTTTCCGGCTAGCCAACCTAAAACCGTTCAAGAAGAGCCGGACAAAGCCAAGTATGAAATTGCTACGGTCAATGTAGAGGGAGACGGTTTTTATCCTAAAAATATTGAAATAAAAGCGGGTGTCCCGACTAAAATTAATTTTAAGAGATCGACATCGTTTACTTGTATAGACGAAGTACAATCGTTGAAGCTTGGAATGGACGTTTTTATGGACCACGAAAATAATTATTTTACGGTCAAGGACCTGAAACCGGGTGTATATGAGTATAACTGCGGTATGTACATGTTCTATGGAACGATCACGGTAAAATAG
- a CDS encoding response regulator transcription factor — protein MTHTRVLVVDDSAHAREAICEILSMDPSFEVIGVVDNGEQAIEFTEQWLPDLILMDISMPGMDGLEATQRIKLMFPYVKIVMITVSDDMIHLLEALKRGAQGYLLKNIAPSTWLEYLHSIVNEEAPLSRELAFQILKDVTITAKKEPQVRLTSREQDILYGVAAGWTNKEIAEKYGISEYTVKNHLKNILQKLHVQNRVQLTRYALEMGLVPDDPKFRP, from the coding sequence ATGACGCATACCCGAGTACTGGTCGTAGACGATTCTGCTCATGCCCGCGAAGCGATCTGTGAAATATTGTCCATGGATCCAAGCTTTGAAGTCATTGGTGTGGTAGACAACGGTGAACAAGCAATTGAGTTTACCGAGCAATGGCTTCCAGATTTGATCCTGATGGATATTTCGATGCCTGGAATGGACGGTCTGGAGGCTACACAGCGGATTAAGCTCATGTTTCCATATGTCAAAATAGTGATGATTACTGTGTCGGATGACATGATTCATCTGCTTGAAGCTTTGAAACGGGGTGCCCAAGGCTACCTGTTAAAAAATATAGCACCCTCCACATGGCTGGAATACCTGCATTCTATTGTGAACGAGGAAGCGCCACTGAGCCGGGAGCTGGCATTTCAAATCTTGAAAGACGTCACCATAACCGCGAAAAAGGAGCCACAGGTCCGTCTTACCTCAAGAGAACAGGATATCTTATATGGGGTGGCCGCAGGGTGGACGAACAAGGAAATCGCCGAAAAGTACGGTATTTCCGAGTACACAGTAAAAAACCATTTGAAAAATATTTTGCAGAAGCTGCATGTTCAGAACCGTGTACAACTGACGAGATACGCGTTGGAAATGGGGCTTGTTCCTGATGATCCTAAATTTAGGCCATAG
- a CDS encoding histidine kinase codes for MTYKQIKWMILFVPTLTVGAWEYVRHQFLLPYISMDLGNWLTPVLLYLVSVTLLTKLFHMLERIQMELQHERAAKAALEAREDLARELHDGIAQSLFLLSVKMDRLEHNEDQEQHRQDIYKVRKTVHEVNRYVRQAIANLRFDPTTDEMLATNESLDYKVQQMIHEIPVYVDIQWTIPDDALTPKEKVELLACIREAVVNIEKHARASKGWIIGEGNYDQWKVTVKDNGKGFTSDAFQFKDRYGLNIMKERAEDMNWTLQLLTDSSYTIVEISKEGERK; via the coding sequence ATGACGTATAAACAAATTAAATGGATGATTCTATTCGTACCTACGCTAACGGTAGGGGCCTGGGAATATGTGAGACACCAATTTTTGCTCCCCTATATATCTATGGACCTGGGCAACTGGCTGACTCCGGTTCTCTTGTATTTGGTCAGTGTGACGCTGTTAACCAAGCTTTTTCATATGCTGGAACGTATTCAGATGGAGCTGCAACACGAACGCGCGGCCAAGGCAGCCCTTGAAGCCAGAGAGGATCTTGCCAGGGAGCTGCATGACGGGATTGCCCAATCGCTTTTTTTATTGTCCGTCAAAATGGATCGCCTGGAGCATAACGAAGATCAGGAGCAGCATCGTCAGGATATTTATAAAGTCAGAAAGACTGTCCACGAAGTGAACCGCTATGTTCGTCAGGCAATTGCTAATTTACGATTTGATCCGACCACTGATGAGATGCTGGCAACCAACGAATCATTGGACTACAAGGTGCAGCAAATGATTCATGAAATCCCTGTGTATGTAGATATTCAGTGGACGATTCCCGATGATGCGCTGACTCCAAAAGAGAAAGTAGAGCTTCTGGCCTGTATTCGTGAGGCGGTGGTCAATATTGAAAAGCACGCAAGGGCTTCCAAGGGCTGGATTATTGGAGAAGGTAATTACGATCAATGGAAAGTCACCGTCAAGGATAATGGCAAAGGCTTTACGAGCGATGCTTTTCAGTTTAAAGACCGATACGGCTTAAATATCATGAAGGAAAGAGCGGAAGATATGAACTGGACATTGCAGCTTCTGACGGACTCTTCATATACCATCGTGGAAATATCCAAAGAAGGAGAACGCAAATGA